CCCCAAGTTTCATTGTCACTTTTATACGGTGTAAAAACCAAAAGAGAAATATTAAGAATTGATGAAATAAAAAATCAACTAAGTCAGATTGAAATCATGACTGATGATGGTTCTTTTGGAAAAAAGGGATTGCTCATCGAACATCCTTGGTTAAATTCAAACAAAATAGAGTTCAATAAAATATATGCTTGTGGACCTGAACCTGTTTTAAAATGGTTAGTGAAACGTTTTAAAACTATACGTGAAATAAAAGTACAAGTATCTCTCGAACATACCATGGCTTGTGGTTTTGGTGTTTGCTTGGGATGCATCGTAAAAACAACATACGGAAATCTACGTACCTGCATTGAAGGTCCTGTGTTCAATATTCATGATTTAAGCTATGATTGATTTAAGTGTAAAGCTTGGTAATCTTGAATTAATAAACCCTATCTTAACAGCCAGTGGTACTTTTGGATATGGTTTTGAATTTGACGATTTCATCAATATCAATGAATTAGGCGGATTTATTACTAAATCGGTCACACTTAATAAGAGAGAAGGTAATCCTTACCCTCGAATTGCAGAGACTCCCTCTGGTATGCTTAACTCCATTGGACTTCAAAACAAAGGACTTAAATATTTTATCAGTGAAATATATCCTATACTTACCAAATATAAATGCAAGATTTTTGTCAATGTAGCTGGATCCAGCTTGGAAGAATATATTCAAGTTGCAGAGGAGTTGAACGAACTTTCAAAAGTAGATGGTATCGAGTTAAATGTTAGCTGTCCCAATGTCAAAGAAGGAGGGATTGCTTTCGGAATCAATGAAGCCATGCTTACTCAGGTGGTAAGAGAAGTAAGAAAAGTTTACAGCAAACATCTCATGGTTAAACTCTCTCCTAATGTTACAGACATTAAGGTTTTCGCTAAAATAGCAGAGAACGAAGGAGCAGATTCTATTTCAGTCATAAATACATTGCTTGGAATGATGGTAGATGTAAAAACTAAAAAACCTCTTTTGGCCACCATTACAGGAGGTCTTTCAGGTCCAGCCATTTTGCCCATTGCATTAAGAATGGTTTATGAATGTAGCAAAGCGGTTAAGATCCCTATTGTAGGAGTTGGCGGTATATCAAAAGCAGAAGATGTGATTGCCTTCCTTTTATGTGGAGCTACAGCTGTGCAGATCGGCACCATTAACTTTGTGGATCCTACTGCCAGTATCAAAATACTTAATGGTATATTGTCTTATTGTGAATTGCAAAACATTGAGCGAATAAGAGATCTCGTAGGGAAATTAGAAAAATAAAAAAAACGGCATAAAGCCGTTTTTAATGATAAGACGGGCAGCGACATACTCTCCCGCTGGACGCAGTACCATCTGCGCTGATGGGCTTAACGACTCTGTTCGGAATGGGAAGAGGTGAGCCCCATCGCTATAGCCACCCTAATTTCTTTATTTTGACATAACAGCGAAGGAA
This window of the Bacteroidales bacterium genome carries:
- a CDS encoding dihydroorotate dehydrogenase, with protein sequence MIDLSVKLGNLELINPILTASGTFGYGFEFDDFININELGGFITKSVTLNKREGNPYPRIAETPSGMLNSIGLQNKGLKYFISEIYPILTKYKCKIFVNVAGSSLEEYIQVAEELNELSKVDGIELNVSCPNVKEGGIAFGINEAMLTQVVREVRKVYSKHLMVKLSPNVTDIKVFAKIAENEGADSISVINTLLGMMVDVKTKKPLLATITGGLSGPAILPIALRMVYECSKAVKIPIVGVGGISKAEDVIAFLLCGATAVQIGTINFVDPTASIKILNGILSYCELQNIERIRDLVGKLEK